A single region of the Bacteroidales bacterium genome encodes:
- a CDS encoding protein BatD, which produces MRKEFRYVLPLVLVLVNSVTQVPAQDVDFKASAPSVVATGEPFEVVYTLNARPEQFRQPEFSPFELLGGPSTSTSTSVQMIGTQIRQNITVSYTYYLRANSTGKFEIPPAQATIKGKNFSSNALSIEVVKGSTPASQPQQGARSPSGEEAESIKGGKDLFAAFLVDKRNVYLREPVIVTLKVYDRMGLSRLAPPKLPALQGFYKNDIPTPELRQLTRENVNGQIYNTGVIARFILYPQKTGDLTIGSVEFNGAVQRTVTRRSRSWFDFDFDFPTIQEQPVTFRSEPVTIHVKPLPPGQPANFSGTVGDLSMAASIDKPELNTNDALTLKIKLTGKANMKMINPPVVSFPADFDAYPPKANVQEEYTTEGTTGSVTFEYIAIPRHPGTFTIPPVSFSYFSPRSNEYKTLASQPFSVTVNKGREDTTITVVSGLSREDVRLLNQDIRYIKRNIPDWKNKQLLLDSHLFILWYVAPLVLFALLIGIRRKTIRERADAARMRHKRAARLAAKRLRKAEKAMKNQQQDEFYEEILKAIWGYLSDKLMIPLANLSRDNAWQALSERGISGELKEQLGKIIDTCELARFAPAGTLPSMKETYENAVVLMEKIDQNLK; this is translated from the coding sequence ATGAGAAAGGAATTCAGATACGTTCTTCCTCTGGTACTGGTGCTGGTAAACTCTGTTACTCAGGTTCCGGCCCAGGATGTTGATTTTAAGGCATCAGCTCCTTCGGTAGTGGCAACGGGTGAACCTTTTGAAGTAGTTTACACCCTCAATGCAAGGCCTGAACAGTTCCGGCAACCCGAATTCAGCCCGTTTGAACTGCTCGGTGGTCCGTCAACCAGTACCAGCACTAGCGTCCAGATGATCGGAACCCAGATCCGGCAGAATATTACAGTGAGTTATACCTACTATCTCCGGGCAAATTCTACCGGAAAGTTTGAAATACCTCCGGCTCAGGCCACAATTAAAGGGAAGAACTTTTCATCCAATGCCCTGTCCATTGAAGTGGTGAAAGGGAGTACTCCTGCTTCTCAACCGCAACAGGGAGCCCGGTCCCCTTCAGGGGAGGAAGCAGAAAGTATTAAGGGGGGAAAAGATCTTTTTGCTGCATTCCTAGTTGATAAACGGAACGTCTATCTCAGGGAACCGGTAATAGTTACTCTTAAAGTATACGACAGGATGGGCCTTTCGCGGCTTGCCCCTCCTAAATTGCCTGCTTTGCAAGGATTCTACAAAAACGATATCCCAACTCCGGAACTTCGCCAGCTTACCCGGGAAAATGTGAACGGACAAATTTACAATACCGGTGTTATTGCACGGTTTATTCTTTATCCCCAGAAAACAGGCGATCTGACCATTGGCTCGGTTGAATTTAACGGAGCAGTGCAGAGAACGGTAACCAGACGTTCAAGAAGCTGGTTCGATTTTGATTTCGATTTTCCTACCATACAGGAACAACCTGTTACCTTCCGGTCTGAACCGGTTACAATCCATGTGAAACCCCTTCCGCCGGGGCAGCCTGCCAATTTCAGCGGTACAGTTGGCGATTTGTCGATGGCAGCTTCCATCGATAAGCCTGAACTGAATACCAATGATGCCCTCACGTTAAAGATTAAGCTGACGGGGAAAGCAAATATGAAAATGATCAATCCCCCTGTTGTTTCTTTCCCTGCCGATTTTGATGCCTACCCGCCAAAAGCAAATGTTCAGGAAGAATATACAACAGAGGGAACAACCGGATCAGTCACATTTGAGTATATTGCCATTCCACGACATCCGGGAACCTTTACCATTCCGCCGGTATCCTTTAGTTATTTCTCTCCCCGGAGCAATGAATATAAAACATTGGCATCCCAGCCCTTTTCGGTTACTGTAAACAAGGGTCGCGAAGATACAACCATTACCGTCGTATCGGGTCTTTCACGGGAAGATGTTCGTTTGCTGAACCAGGATATCCGGTATATTAAGCGAAATATACCCGATTGGAAAAACAAACAACTCCTGCTTGACAGCCATTTATTTATTCTGTGGTATGTTGCTCCTTTGGTTCTTTTTGCCCTGCTGATCGGTATCCGGAGGAAGACCATTCGCGAACGGGCAGACGCAGCCAGAATGCGCCATAAACGGGCTGCCCGCCTTGCCGCAAAACGCCTCAGAAAGGCTGAAAAGGCTATGAAAAACCAGCAACAGGATGAATTTTATGAAGAAATCTTAAAGGCTATCTGGGGCTACCTGAGCGATAAGCTTATGATTCCTCTGGCGAATCTGTCGCGTGATAATGCATGGCAGGCTCTGTCAGAAAGAGGAATTTCCGGGGAACTCAAAGAACAACTTGGCAAAATTATTGACACGTGCGAATTGGCAAGGTTTGCTCCTGCCGGTACCCTTCCTTCCATGAAGGAAACATACGAGAATGCGGTCGTTCTGATGGAAAAAATTGATCAAAACCTGAAGTAA
- a CDS encoding tetratricopeptide repeat protein, with product MTAPKYILLFVLPLMLNGILTAQSSAERRFVRQGNKLYEAKKYNEAEVSYRKALQEKGGSHRALFNLGDAQYKQGRFSEAANTFADLTGDKTNRQIQAKSYYNLGNALFSDKKIEESIDAYKKSLLLNPSDMEAKHNLMIAQRMLRQSQQQQQQNQNKNQQQNQDQQKQQNQQNQQNKNDQNQQDKQQQPQPRNEISRQDAERILQALLNNEKQTREKLNRQQAVARRTTDKNW from the coding sequence ATGACTGCTCCAAAATATATATTGTTATTTGTCCTCCCGCTCATGCTGAACGGAATCCTTACTGCCCAATCATCAGCAGAACGAAGATTCGTCAGGCAAGGGAACAAACTGTATGAGGCAAAAAAATACAATGAGGCTGAAGTCAGCTACCGAAAAGCATTGCAGGAAAAGGGTGGTTCCCACCGGGCCCTGTTCAATCTGGGTGATGCACAATACAAACAGGGACGTTTTTCGGAAGCTGCAAACACCTTCGCTGACCTGACCGGTGATAAAACCAACCGGCAGATTCAGGCAAAGAGTTATTATAACCTGGGAAATGCACTGTTCAGTGATAAAAAAATTGAGGAAAGTATTGATGCATACAAAAAATCTCTTTTATTGAATCCTTCGGATATGGAGGCGAAACACAACCTGATGATCGCGCAAAGAATGCTCCGGCAGTCACAGCAGCAACAACAGCAGAACCAGAATAAAAATCAACAGCAGAATCAGGATCAGCAAAAACAACAAAACCAGCAAAATCAGCAGAATAAGAATGATCAGAATCAGCAGGACAAGCAGCAGCAGCCACAGCCACGGAACGAGATATCGCGCCAGGATGCGGAAAGAATCCTTCAGGCACTTTTAAACAATGAGAAACAGACAAGGGAAAAACTGAACCGGCAGCAGGCTGTTGCCAGGCGTACAACTGATAAAAACTGGTAA
- a CDS encoding VWA domain-containing protein has translation MFRFAHPEWLYALLMIPVMVLLFMLNRALRNKTLQKLGDKNLLQEMMPGYTPVRPLVRFVLLMLAVGFLIVALARPQVGSKLTQVKRKGIELFIALDVSNSMLAQDVQPSRLERAKQAVARLADKLSNDRIGLLVFAGSPYIQVPVTTDYVSIKQFLDGIHPGMVPVQGTAIGAAIRLAASSFDPQSGLKKAIVIITDGENHEDDAVEAAREAAEKGIVVFVIGVGTPSGAPIPLPGGDQQNFLKDQSGQVVVTRLDEALLNQIAAAGNGTYIRATALRFGLEEILTKIDEMDRKEYKAQIYSEYDDQFMYPAGLALFFLLFELFLQDRRNPWLRKFNLFRLKL, from the coding sequence ATGTTCCGGTTTGCTCATCCTGAGTGGTTATATGCCCTGCTGATGATACCCGTCATGGTTCTGCTGTTTATGTTGAACCGGGCTCTGAGAAACAAAACTTTGCAGAAACTTGGCGATAAAAATCTTCTTCAGGAGATGATGCCCGGCTATACTCCGGTGCGCCCCCTGGTACGTTTTGTCTTGCTCATGTTGGCCGTGGGTTTTCTGATCGTGGCCCTTGCCAGGCCTCAGGTTGGCTCAAAGCTTACGCAAGTCAAACGGAAAGGCATTGAACTGTTTATAGCGTTAGATGTTTCCAACAGCATGCTGGCGCAGGATGTTCAGCCATCACGTCTGGAAAGGGCAAAACAGGCAGTAGCGCGTCTGGCTGACAAACTGAGCAATGACAGGATCGGGCTGCTCGTGTTTGCTGGTTCTCCTTATATTCAGGTGCCTGTAACAACCGATTATGTTTCCATAAAACAATTTCTTGACGGGATTCATCCGGGCATGGTCCCTGTACAGGGAACTGCCATTGGTGCTGCTATACGGCTTGCCGCTTCTTCTTTTGATCCGCAAAGCGGTTTGAAAAAGGCAATTGTAATAATTACCGACGGTGAAAATCATGAGGACGATGCAGTGGAAGCCGCACGGGAGGCTGCTGAAAAAGGAATTGTCGTTTTTGTCATCGGTGTCGGAACTCCTTCGGGTGCCCCCATTCCGCTTCCGGGAGGCGATCAGCAGAACTTCCTCAAAGATCAGTCAGGCCAGGTGGTGGTTACTCGGCTTGATGAAGCTCTTCTGAATCAAATCGCTGCCGCAGGCAATGGGACGTACATCAGGGCTACGGCCCTCCGGTTCGGTCTGGAAGAAATCCTTACAAAAATTGATGAAATGGACCGGAAAGAATACAAAGCCCAGATATACTCAGAATACGATGACCAGTTCATGTATCCTGCCGGCCTTGCGCTGTTTTTCCTCTTATTCGAATTATTTTTGCAGGACAGACGAAATCCCTGGTTGCGTAAATTCAATCTCTTCCGTCTTAAACTGTAA
- a CDS encoding VWA domain-containing protein gives MSFVHPEFFLLIILVLLAAGWYIYSFRSRNPVMMFPLTGQLKKYAGGWRKNFVHVPFVLNAVASVLLIIVLARPQSSNRWKDTSAEGIDIMLTMDISGSMLAEDFKPNRLEAGKKIAAEFIAGRKNDRIGLVVFSAESFTQCPVTTDHVTLVNLLNAVKSGMIQDGTALGDGLATAVGRLKESAGKSKVVILLTDGVNNTGSVDPLTAGELARTFHIRVYTIGIGTMGTAPYPVQTPYGIQYQNVPVEIDEPVLRKIADLTGGKYFRATDNDKLRAIYQEIDQLEKTRVEVREYAKKEEEYALFATGAFLLLVISAGIKLFIIRTIP, from the coding sequence CTGTCGTTCGTTCATCCGGAATTCTTTTTGCTGATTATTCTGGTATTGCTCGCTGCTGGCTGGTACATATATTCCTTCCGCTCCAGAAATCCGGTCATGATGTTTCCTCTGACAGGACAACTGAAAAAATATGCCGGTGGCTGGAGAAAAAATTTCGTTCATGTTCCATTTGTTTTGAATGCGGTTGCATCCGTTTTGCTGATTATTGTACTGGCACGTCCTCAATCATCCAACCGGTGGAAAGATACTTCGGCCGAAGGCATTGATATTATGCTTACCATGGATATTTCGGGTAGTATGCTGGCCGAAGATTTTAAGCCAAACCGTCTCGAAGCAGGGAAGAAGATTGCCGCTGAGTTTATTGCCGGAAGAAAGAATGACCGGATCGGTCTGGTGGTTTTCAGTGCTGAAAGTTTTACCCAATGCCCTGTTACCACCGATCACGTTACATTGGTCAATTTGCTGAATGCTGTAAAAAGTGGCATGATTCAGGATGGAACTGCTTTGGGCGACGGACTGGCTACAGCTGTTGGCAGACTGAAGGAATCGGCAGGGAAAAGCAAGGTGGTGATCCTGCTTACTGACGGTGTCAATAACACCGGTTCTGTCGATCCTCTTACTGCAGGCGAGCTGGCCCGTACGTTTCATATCCGGGTTTATACCATTGGAATCGGCACAATGGGTACCGCTCCTTATCCGGTACAGACTCCTTATGGAATTCAGTATCAAAACGTTCCTGTTGAAATCGATGAGCCGGTACTCAGGAAAATAGCCGATTTAACCGGAGGAAAATATTTCCGGGCTACCGACAATGATAAACTCCGGGCCATATACCAGGAAATTGATCAGCTGGAAAAAACTCGGGTCGAAGTGCGTGAGTATGCTAAAAAAGAGGAAGAATATGCTTTGTTTGCAACAGGAGCATTCCTGTTACTGGTGATCAGCGCAGGAATCAAATTATTTATCATCAGAACGATACCTTAA
- a CDS encoding DUF58 domain-containing protein: protein MEATELLRQVRKIEIRTRGLTRHIFAGQYHSAFKGRGIAFSEVREYQYGDDVRTIDWNVTARFNHPYVKVFEEERELTVILLVDVSGSAVFGSRQRTKRVRIAEIAALLAFSAIQNNDKVGAVLFSDRPEKFIPPKKGRQHILRIIRELIEFQPEHPATNIGEAMRYLTNAVKKRSIVFLISDMYDSFDSRPRFEEQLKIIARKHDLIAVKVFDKLERELPRAGLLFLQDPETGQQVLVDTSDRTFSQRYHQHIQMYDEALKNIFARYGIDSVEIATDQDYVPPLIQLFKKR from the coding sequence GTGGAAGCAACAGAACTACTCAGGCAGGTAAGAAAAATTGAAATCCGTACAAGGGGATTAACCCGCCATATTTTCGCCGGGCAGTACCATAGTGCCTTCAAAGGTCGGGGTATTGCTTTCAGTGAGGTGAGAGAGTATCAGTATGGAGATGATGTCCGGACGATTGACTGGAACGTCACTGCCCGTTTCAATCATCCGTATGTGAAGGTTTTTGAGGAGGAACGTGAACTGACGGTTATCTTACTGGTGGATGTCAGCGGATCAGCTGTTTTTGGAAGCCGGCAACGGACTAAACGTGTGAGGATTGCTGAAATTGCTGCTCTTCTCGCTTTTTCGGCTATCCAGAATAACGATAAAGTTGGTGCCGTCCTGTTCAGCGACCGCCCTGAGAAATTTATTCCTCCAAAGAAAGGCCGTCAGCATATACTTCGCATTATCCGGGAACTAATTGAATTTCAGCCGGAACATCCTGCCACCAATATCGGTGAAGCTATGCGCTATCTCACCAATGCAGTGAAAAAACGTTCCATCGTTTTCCTTATTTCCGATATGTATGACAGCTTCGACAGCCGGCCCCGTTTCGAAGAACAGCTTAAAATCATCGCCAGGAAACATGATCTGATTGCTGTAAAAGTATTTGATAAACTGGAAAGGGAACTTCCCCGGGCGGGGTTGCTTTTCCTCCAGGATCCTGAAACGGGTCAGCAAGTGCTTGTCGATACCTCCGACAGGACTTTCAGTCAGAGGTACCATCAGCACATTCAAATGTATGATGAAGCGTTGAAAAACATTTTTGCACGGTACGGAATCGATAGCGTTGAAATAGCAACCGACCAGGACTACGTGCCTCCGCTGATACAGTTGTTTAAAAAACGATAG
- a CDS encoding MoxR family ATPase: protein MSDNVNIKELNERIQKESAFVDLIQMEIGKVIVGQKHLVESLLIGLLSDGHILLEGVPGLAKTLAVKTLAETIDAKFSRIQFTPDLLPADLIGTMIYSQKKESFEVRKGPIFAHLVLADEINRSPAKVQSALLEAMQEKQVTIGEHTFPLEQPFLVLATQNPIEQEGTYPLPEAQVDRFMLKVIISYPQKEEERIIMRQNIARELPHASRIMKPEDIFKARSVVKDVYMDEKIEQYILDIVFATRNPSQYKLEKYENMISYGASPRASIYLAMASKAYAFIRRRGYVIPEDVRAICYDVLRHRIGLTYEAEAENITTEHIITDILNTVEVP from the coding sequence ATGAGTGACAATGTGAACATCAAGGAATTGAATGAAAGAATTCAGAAAGAAAGCGCTTTCGTTGACCTGATTCAGATGGAAATTGGGAAAGTTATTGTCGGTCAGAAGCATCTTGTGGAAAGCCTGCTGATAGGTTTGTTGTCCGACGGACATATTCTTCTTGAAGGTGTACCTGGACTGGCTAAAACCCTGGCTGTTAAAACGTTGGCAGAAACTATCGATGCCAAATTCAGCCGCATACAGTTCACTCCCGACCTGTTACCGGCTGATCTGATCGGTACCATGATTTACAGCCAGAAAAAAGAATCGTTTGAAGTACGCAAGGGGCCCATCTTTGCTCATCTGGTACTGGCTGACGAAATCAACCGTTCGCCTGCCAAAGTTCAGAGCGCTCTTCTGGAAGCCATGCAGGAAAAGCAGGTTACCATTGGTGAACATACTTTCCCCCTGGAACAGCCTTTTTTGGTGCTGGCTACCCAGAACCCGATCGAACAGGAAGGAACCTATCCGCTTCCTGAAGCCCAGGTAGACCGCTTTATGCTGAAAGTAATCATTTCTTATCCGCAGAAGGAAGAAGAAAGAATTATCATGCGGCAGAATATTGCCAGGGAATTGCCCCACGCTTCCCGGATTATGAAACCGGAAGACATTTTCAAGGCACGTTCTGTGGTAAAGGACGTATACATGGACGAGAAAATCGAACAGTATATTCTTGATATTGTATTTGCTACGCGAAATCCTTCCCAGTACAAGCTGGAGAAATATGAAAACATGATTTCCTACGGTGCGTCACCCAGAGCATCCATCTACCTTGCCATGGCATCCAAAGCCTATGCTTTTATCAGGCGCAGAGGGTATGTAATACCGGAAGATGTGCGTGCCATATGCTATGACGTTCTGAGGCATCGTATCGGATTGACCTATGAGGCTGAAGCTGAGAATATTACTACCGAGCATATCATTACCGATATTCTTAACACAGTGGAAGTACCTTAA
- the truA gene encoding tRNA pseudouridine(38-40) synthase TruA, whose amino-acid sequence MADEQKYRYFAEISFKGTRYHGWQIQKNAISVQEVLNERFSSILREEIQVTGAGRTDTGVHALYYVGHFDSIRENLHADTSFLYHINQFLPSDISVYRILPVKNDAHARFSAISRTYEYRICRRKNPFLQEYAWMFYRELNVKAMQNACGYLVGKHDFSSFCKVHSGARTHLCAVEEAEWTEKEDMLIFRITADRFLRNMVRAIVGTMIEIGKEALPPDELHDILEAHNRSQAGESVPPQGLFLTRIIYPPEIFIGDWSPLSLQAFI is encoded by the coding sequence ATGGCAGACGAACAGAAATACAGGTATTTTGCCGAAATTTCCTTTAAAGGAACAAGGTACCACGGATGGCAGATTCAGAAAAATGCCATTTCGGTGCAGGAAGTACTGAATGAAAGGTTTTCATCCATCCTCAGAGAAGAAATACAGGTTACAGGGGCCGGAAGGACAGACACCGGAGTACATGCTTTATATTACGTCGGACATTTTGACAGCATAAGGGAGAACCTGCATGCTGATACTTCCTTTCTTTACCACATTAATCAGTTTTTACCGTCTGATATTTCCGTTTACCGGATTTTACCGGTAAAAAATGATGCCCATGCGCGTTTTTCAGCCATTTCGCGCACATATGAATACCGGATATGCCGCAGAAAGAATCCCTTCCTTCAGGAATATGCCTGGATGTTCTACAGAGAACTGAATGTAAAGGCTATGCAGAACGCATGCGGATATCTTGTCGGAAAACACGATTTTTCAAGTTTCTGCAAAGTGCATTCCGGGGCACGGACGCATCTGTGTGCAGTGGAAGAGGCAGAATGGACAGAGAAAGAAGATATGCTGATTTTTCGCATTACTGCCGACCGTTTTTTGCGCAACATGGTACGGGCCATTGTCGGCACCATGATTGAAATCGGGAAAGAAGCTCTGCCTCCTGATGAACTGCATGATATTCTGGAGGCGCACAACCGATCGCAAGCGGGCGAATCTGTTCCTCCCCAGGGACTTTTTCTCACCCGGATTATTTACCCCCCTGAAATTTTTATCGGGGATTGGTCTCCTCTATCACTGCAGGCATTTATCTGA
- a CDS encoding tetratricopeptide repeat protein gives MEEEFDAWWEDAETLDVVKRFEQMIESEGYVFLDSQEFETVVDYYLEINNPGKAQKAIDIGLSRFPWSGTLTMQKAQLLLREGKPEEALVCLTKVPFPESESPEYAFLKGSSFADLKKFAEADSFFSLALTRTEEEKTNLYHLISEAFSRNEEYRLALKYLHQALHYLPHIEPSLLFDTAFIYDKLNQNRKAIYFYRKYLDKDPFSELAWFYLGIVYMRMSNFQKAVEAFDFVTAIDENYEVAYYNKGLAYANLREYHKAIEAFNEFIELEGEQTDVLAAIGECYENLANYGKARDFYERALEHDPENPDAWYGLGVVSLMEENFQASLRYLRSAIAMNKQEPVFWRTLGDALFQSDKLHEAVMAYEKSCELDPHDSKSWLGLAKAFQMQGKDSDMLNALEKALVYNEEDAHLLYRAAAAFFQHKQIENGLQHLEKALKKNYDLLYLLFEYFPESDQYPVIENLILKYSFKNL, from the coding sequence ATGGAAGAAGAATTTGATGCCTGGTGGGAGGATGCAGAAACCCTTGATGTGGTTAAGCGATTCGAACAAATGATCGAATCGGAGGGATATGTATTTCTCGATTCGCAGGAATTTGAAACAGTTGTTGATTATTATCTGGAAATTAACAATCCCGGAAAAGCCCAGAAAGCTATTGATATTGGCCTGAGCCGGTTTCCCTGGTCAGGTACACTGACCATGCAAAAAGCCCAGCTGCTCTTGCGGGAAGGGAAACCTGAAGAAGCGCTGGTTTGTCTTACCAAGGTTCCGTTCCCTGAGTCCGAGTCGCCCGAATATGCTTTTCTGAAAGGGTCTTCTTTTGCCGATTTAAAGAAATTTGCCGAAGCCGACAGTTTTTTTTCACTGGCACTGACCCGTACCGAAGAGGAAAAAACCAATCTCTACCATTTGATTTCGGAAGCATTCAGCCGCAACGAAGAATACAGACTGGCATTGAAATATCTGCACCAGGCACTCCACTATCTGCCTCATATAGAGCCTTCCCTTCTGTTTGACACGGCCTTCATTTATGACAAGCTGAACCAGAACAGAAAGGCCATCTATTTTTACCGGAAATATCTGGATAAGGATCCATTTTCCGAACTGGCATGGTTTTATCTTGGCATTGTCTACATGCGTATGTCGAATTTTCAGAAAGCAGTGGAAGCATTCGACTTTGTAACTGCCATTGATGAAAACTATGAAGTAGCATATTACAATAAGGGGCTGGCCTATGCCAATCTGAGAGAATACCATAAGGCAATTGAAGCTTTCAATGAATTCATTGAACTGGAAGGCGAGCAGACTGATGTACTGGCAGCCATAGGTGAATGCTATGAAAACCTGGCCAATTATGGTAAAGCACGTGATTTTTATGAACGGGCACTGGAACATGATCCCGAAAATCCTGATGCATGGTACGGATTGGGAGTAGTTTCCCTGATGGAAGAGAATTTTCAGGCCAGTTTGCGGTATTTACGTTCTGCCATTGCCATGAACAAGCAGGAACCGGTTTTCTGGCGGACTCTGGGCGACGCCCTTTTTCAATCAGACAAACTGCATGAAGCAGTGATGGCTTATGAAAAATCGTGTGAGCTGGATCCGCACGATTCAAAAAGCTGGCTCGGCCTGGCAAAAGCATTTCAGATGCAGGGGAAAGACAGTGACATGCTGAATGCTCTGGAAAAAGCTCTTGTGTACAATGAAGAAGATGCCCACCTGCTGTACAGAGCTGCTGCAGCCTTTTTTCAGCATAAACAGATAGAAAACGGATTGCAGCACCTGGAGAAAGCCCTTAAGAAAAATTACGATCTGCTGTATCTTCTCTTTGAATATTTTCCTGAGTCAGACCAGTATCCTGTTATCGAAAATCTCATTCTGAAATATTCATTTAAGAACCTTTAG
- a CDS encoding phosphosulfolactate synthase, with translation MNFELSYIPSREPKPRSKGLTMVMDKGLSAGEAVQFVASSGEYTDLLKFGFGTALITRELQEKLNIYRKGNLKPYFGGTLFEMFLVRGEFDNYRKMLDKYKMEYTEISDGSIHIPHEEKLRYIEILSGQVTVISEVGSKIKGVHIPPKQWVAMMQAELSAGAWKVIAEARESGNIGIYNENGTANEALIDDIINNVNTENIIWEAPVKSQQVWFIKLLGANVNLGNIPPNEVVALEALRLGLRGDTFYEFLPEEMKKFKP, from the coding sequence ATGAATTTTGAATTGTCGTATATTCCTTCAAGAGAACCAAAGCCCCGTTCAAAAGGCCTGACCATGGTAATGGACAAAGGCCTTAGCGCCGGTGAAGCAGTACAATTCGTCGCATCTTCGGGAGAATATACCGACCTGCTGAAATTTGGATTTGGTACAGCCCTTATAACCAGGGAACTGCAGGAAAAACTGAACATTTACCGGAAAGGTAATTTAAAACCATATTTCGGTGGTACCTTGTTTGAAATGTTTCTGGTACGGGGCGAATTTGACAACTACCGGAAAATGCTCGACAAGTACAAAATGGAATATACTGAAATTTCAGATGGTTCCATCCATATCCCTCATGAAGAAAAACTCAGGTACATTGAAATACTGTCTGGCCAGGTAACTGTAATTTCTGAAGTCGGAAGCAAGATAAAAGGAGTGCACATTCCTCCCAAACAATGGGTGGCCATGATGCAGGCCGAACTTTCAGCAGGAGCCTGGAAAGTAATTGCAGAGGCACGTGAAAGCGGGAACATAGGGATTTATAACGAAAACGGTACTGCAAACGAAGCGCTGATCGATGATATTATCAACAACGTAAATACGGAAAACATCATCTGGGAAGCTCCGGTGAAAAGCCAGCAGGTATGGTTCATCAAACTGCTGGGAGCCAATGTCAATCTGGGCAATATTCCCCCCAATGAGGTGGTAGCTCTTGAAGCGCTGCGGCTGGGTTTGAGGGGAGATACGTTTTATGAATTTCTCCCGGAAGAAATGAAGAAATTCAAACCATAA
- a CDS encoding shikimate dehydrogenase, translated as MRRFGLIGYPLGHSFSKAYFTEKFARENITDCIYENFPLSDISEFKGFLNQYPDLEGLNVTIPYKEKIIPFLDILDPVAGEVRAVNTVAVIRNGNSRLLEGYNTDVYGFELSLLNHLKPWHTHALVLGTGGASKAVVWVLKKIGINYRFVSRTRQEGMLTYNELSRTVLLDHLLIINCTPVGMYPETQQAPPLPYEHLTSRHLLYDLIYNPEKTLFLSYAEKAGAGFCNGLEMLRLQAEKSWEIWNRKGNSAGNL; from the coding sequence ATGCGACGTTTTGGTCTCATCGGATATCCGCTGGGACATTCCTTTTCCAAAGCATACTTTACTGAAAAATTTGCCCGGGAAAATATTACCGATTGTATTTACGAAAACTTTCCCCTCTCCGACATCAGTGAATTTAAGGGATTTCTTAATCAATACCCCGATCTGGAGGGACTCAATGTTACCATTCCTTACAAAGAAAAGATTATCCCTTTTCTGGATATTTTGGATCCTGTGGCCGGTGAAGTGAGGGCAGTAAATACCGTTGCAGTAATCCGCAATGGAAATTCCCGGTTGCTGGAAGGCTATAATACTGATGTTTACGGATTTGAGCTCAGCCTTTTAAACCACCTTAAGCCATGGCATACGCATGCACTTGTTCTGGGAACCGGTGGTGCATCAAAGGCTGTGGTATGGGTTTTGAAAAAAATCGGAATAAACTATCGTTTTGTATCGAGAACCCGGCAGGAAGGAATGCTCACCTATAACGAACTCAGCCGAACGGTCCTCTTAGACCATCTCCTCATTATCAACTGTACGCCGGTTGGAATGTACCCCGAAACGCAGCAGGCTCCTCCCCTTCCTTACGAACATCTTACAAGCCGGCATTTGCTGTATGACCTGATTTATAATCCCGAAAAAACCCTGTTTCTTTCCTACGCTGAAAAGGCAGGTGCTGGTTTTTGCAACGGTTTGGAGATGCTGAGACTTCAGGCTGAAAAATCATGGGAAATCTGGAACCGGAAGGGAAACAGTGCCGGCAATCTATAA